A genomic region of Mesobacillus jeotgali contains the following coding sequences:
- the hppD gene encoding 4-hydroxyphenylpyruvate dioxygenase produces the protein MQEKVMVSGQSTEDFFPVQDVDYLELYVGNAKQAAHFFQTAFGFKVVAYSGLETGNRETTSYVLQQRKIRLVVTGTYNDSSRVAQFVKTHGDGVKDIALAVDDVEKAYEGAVKRGAIEIQPPHEVSDENGTLKKAVIGTYGDTIHTLVERKNYKGLFMPGFIEHETTVPVNDAGFIGIDHVVGNVERMEEWVNYYANVMGFKEMKHFTDKDIVTEYSALMSKVMHNGGRIKFPINEPAEGKRKSQIQEYLEFYNGPGVQHLAILTEDIVSTVAQLRENGVEFLNTPDSYYEMLSERVGEIDEEIDKLKELSILVDRDDEGYLLQIFTKPIVDRPTLFIEIIQRKGARGFGEGNFKALFESIEREQERRGNL, from the coding sequence ATGCAAGAGAAAGTTATGGTATCTGGACAAAGTACTGAGGATTTTTTCCCGGTTCAGGATGTTGACTATTTAGAGCTTTATGTTGGAAACGCCAAGCAGGCTGCTCACTTTTTCCAGACTGCTTTCGGCTTTAAGGTAGTTGCATATTCGGGACTTGAAACAGGCAACCGCGAAACGACATCCTATGTGCTTCAGCAGCGGAAGATTCGTCTGGTTGTTACTGGGACATACAACGATTCATCTCGTGTAGCGCAGTTTGTCAAAACTCATGGCGATGGCGTCAAGGATATCGCGCTGGCAGTCGATGATGTCGAGAAGGCATACGAGGGAGCGGTTAAGCGAGGCGCGATCGAAATCCAGCCGCCGCATGAGGTTTCTGATGAGAATGGTACCTTGAAGAAGGCCGTGATCGGTACATATGGAGATACAATCCATACACTTGTTGAAAGAAAAAATTACAAAGGCCTTTTCATGCCAGGGTTTATTGAGCACGAAACGACTGTTCCTGTGAATGACGCAGGTTTCATCGGCATCGACCACGTTGTCGGCAATGTTGAAAGGATGGAAGAATGGGTTAACTATTATGCGAATGTTATGGGCTTCAAGGAGATGAAGCACTTCACTGATAAGGATATCGTGACTGAGTATTCAGCGTTGATGTCCAAGGTTATGCACAATGGCGGCCGAATCAAATTCCCGATCAACGAGCCGGCAGAAGGGAAGCGCAAGTCACAGATCCAGGAATACCTTGAATTCTATAATGGTCCTGGCGTCCAGCACCTTGCGATTTTAACAGAGGATATCGTAAGTACTGTTGCACAATTGCGTGAAAATGGAGTGGAATTCCTTAACACTCCTGATTCTTACTATGAAATGCTTTCAGAACGTGTAGGTGAAATTGACGAGGAAATCGATAAGCTAAAAGAGCTTAGTATTTTAGTAGACCGTGACGATGAAGGCTATCTGCTGCAAATCTTCACGAAGCCAATCGTAGACCGCCCAACGTTATTCATCGAAATCATCCAGCGTAAAGGCGCAAGAGGTTTCGGTGAAGGAAACTTCAAGGCTCTATTCGAATCAATCGAGCGGGAACAGGAAAGACGCGGCAACCTTTAA
- the hisC gene encoding histidinol-phosphate transaminase — translation MNIKARAELEVITPYALGQTIEEIKEQYGITTVRKLSDNENVYGTSPKVREAIMQASANLAFYPDGMTSGIVEKLSSHYQLDHKHFLVSNGSEEIIRLLTRAYIDKNDEAVMAEVTFPRYKTNVLIEGGRAVTVPMIDGTHDLIKMQEAINQKTKMVFVCNPNNPTGTIVANQELLSFIDNVPSNVLIIMDEAYFEYADSEEYLDTMPLLAQYQNIVILRTFSKIYGLASLRVGYGIMHEDIAKELHKVRDVFNVNQLAQAAAVSALEDQAFVQDCSRKNSAERDFLSAKFKELEIDSFPSQSNFLFAFTNRPVIQKLTENGVLVREMQLPGYKEAFRITLGSREDHEFILKIVSQLFHERAV, via the coding sequence ATGAATATAAAAGCAAGAGCAGAACTTGAAGTAATCACACCATATGCCCTCGGCCAGACGATTGAGGAAATCAAGGAACAGTATGGTATCACAACTGTAAGGAAACTTTCGGATAATGAAAATGTCTATGGCACTTCACCAAAGGTCAGAGAAGCAATCATGCAGGCATCAGCTAATCTGGCATTCTATCCGGACGGAATGACATCAGGGATCGTAGAGAAACTGTCATCGCATTATCAATTAGACCACAAGCATTTTCTTGTTTCCAACGGTTCAGAAGAAATCATTCGCCTGCTTACCCGAGCTTATATTGATAAAAATGATGAAGCGGTCATGGCGGAGGTAACTTTCCCTCGCTATAAAACAAATGTGCTGATCGAGGGCGGCAGAGCTGTCACCGTTCCGATGATTGACGGCACGCATGATCTTATAAAAATGCAGGAAGCCATCAACCAAAAGACAAAAATGGTCTTCGTCTGCAATCCGAACAATCCGACCGGGACAATCGTCGCCAACCAGGAATTGCTTTCGTTTATCGACAATGTGCCTTCAAACGTGCTGATCATCATGGATGAGGCTTATTTCGAGTATGCAGATTCTGAGGAATACCTTGATACGATGCCGTTGCTGGCTCAATATCAAAACATTGTCATCCTCAGGACTTTTTCTAAAATCTATGGTCTTGCGAGCCTTCGTGTTGGCTACGGCATCATGCATGAGGACATTGCCAAGGAACTTCACAAAGTCAGGGATGTATTCAATGTCAACCAGCTTGCGCAAGCAGCAGCGGTGTCTGCATTGGAAGACCAGGCATTCGTCCAAGATTGCTCTCGTAAAAATAGTGCAGAAAGAGACTTCCTGAGTGCGAAGTTCAAAGAGTTGGAGATTGATAGTTTCCCTTCACAATCCAACTTCTTATTTGCTTTTACGAACAGACCGGTTATCCAGAAACTGACGGAAAATGGCGTCCTGGTCAGAGAGATGCAGTTACCCGGCTACAAGGAAGCGTTCAGGATCACTCTTGGGTCCCGTGAGGATCACGAATTCATTCTAAAAATCGTTAGCCAGCTTTTTCACGAAAGGGCGGTGTAA